The following coding sequences are from one Candidatus Ozemobacteraceae bacterium window:
- a CDS encoding type II secretion system F family protein: MKKFRVTYRTINGETETRDLSAQTPAEASEMIRMQGGIPEKIAEAPEGFSFGFGKPKVPLGELYHFTKLFATLAKAGVAILETLDMLAQRSTHPAMTVVLKAIVDDVKSGSGLAAAFKAHPHVFEPTYLHMIQVGEESGELPKVLFRLTSLIEKQIELRRMIKKALTYPLLVLALSMLVTWAILTYIVPRFKDIYSRFGSDLPWITKMTISISDVLTRHALPMAALFALLVFGFMALIRTPSGRRAWDRFLLSLPLFGPMFHTYEIAGFAKSFAILIHSGITVSSSLTIITPAIDRAPVRDAVEKAAEAIRGGTSMSESFYAHEPWLPDLLNRMVMVGEKTGNLPEMLEHVAEYYEDEFHSNVETLASLIEPMLIVFLGVIIGGIVISLYLPIFGMAKLIARR, from the coding sequence ATGAAGAAATTCCGCGTCACGTACCGCACCATCAACGGCGAGACCGAAACCCGGGACCTCTCGGCGCAGACCCCGGCCGAAGCCTCGGAGATGATCCGCATGCAGGGCGGCATTCCCGAGAAGATCGCCGAAGCCCCCGAAGGGTTTTCGTTCGGTTTCGGCAAACCCAAGGTGCCGCTCGGTGAGCTGTATCACTTCACGAAGTTGTTCGCAACGCTCGCGAAGGCCGGCGTGGCGATTCTCGAAACCCTCGACATGCTTGCCCAGCGCTCGACGCACCCGGCCATGACCGTCGTGCTGAAGGCGATCGTCGACGACGTGAAAAGCGGCTCGGGGTTGGCAGCCGCATTCAAGGCGCATCCGCACGTGTTCGAGCCGACCTACCTGCACATGATCCAGGTCGGCGAGGAGTCGGGCGAGCTGCCCAAGGTGCTGTTCAGGCTCACCTCGCTGATCGAAAAGCAGATCGAGCTGCGCCGAATGATCAAGAAGGCCCTCACCTACCCACTGCTCGTGCTGGCGCTGTCGATGCTGGTCACCTGGGCCATCCTGACCTACATCGTCCCCCGCTTCAAGGACATCTACTCGCGCTTCGGAAGCGATCTTCCCTGGATCACGAAGATGACGATCTCGATCAGCGACGTTTTGACGCGCCACGCGCTGCCGATGGCAGCTCTGTTCGCGCTCCTCGTGTTCGGCTTCATGGCCCTGATCCGCACGCCGTCCGGCCGCCGCGCCTGGGACAGATTCCTCCTGTCGCTGCCGCTCTTCGGGCCGATGTTCCACACCTACGAGATCGCCGGCTTCGCCAAGAGCTTCGCGATCCTTATCCACAGCGGCATCACCGTCAGTTCGTCGCTCACGATCATCACCCCCGCGATCGATCGGGCCCCGGTGCGTGATGCCGTCGAGAAGGCCGCCGAGGCAATCCGGGGCGGCACCTCGATGAGCGAGAGCTTCTATGCGCACGAACCGTGGCTGCCCGACCTTCTCAACCGCATGGTCATGGTCGGCGAGAAGACCGGCAACCTGCCCGAGATGCTCGAGCACGTCGCCGAGTATTACGAAGACGAGTTCCACTCGAACGTCGAGACGCTCGCTTCGCTGATAGAGCCGATGTTGATCGTCTTTCTGGGCGTCATCATCGGCGGCATAGTCATTTCCCTCTATCTTCCGATTTTCGGGATGGCAAAGCTCATCGCGCGCCGCTGA